From Theropithecus gelada isolate Dixy unplaced genomic scaffold, Tgel_1.0 HiC_scaffold_514, whole genome shotgun sequence, the proteins below share one genomic window:
- the LOC112617849 gene encoding LOW QUALITY PROTEIN: spindlin-2-like (The sequence of the model RefSeq protein was modified relative to this genomic sequence to represent the inferred CDS: substituted 2 bases at 2 genomic stop codons): MKTLLHKKAAAKLLTREATGHHIGTTNMRKKKTSPKKPRGRPSSQSCRHMVGCRISHGXKEGDEPIAQWKGTVLDQVPIYPFLYLVKYYGIDCVYGLELHRDERILKLKILPHKVPFSQVRDFCLTNTIIGKAVKHMFEGEHGSMDKWRGMVLAQAPIMKAWFYITCEKDPVLYMCXLLDDYKAGDFRITPESSVSHAVKKEPEGFIDSLIDKHVEYTKEDGSKRSGKVIHQVKAKPMYFIKFDDDFHIYVYDLVKTSFLRTKEVATVKEAICMRSSLERHVDKDDSIELSSNEVYTYKAFLLPWSS, from the exons ATGAAGACACTCCTTCACAAAAAGGCAGCTGCAAAGCTGCTAACCAGGGAAGCCACAGGTCACCACATTGGAACTACAAAcatgaggaagaaaaagacatCTCCAAAGAAGCCAAGAGGAAGGCCTTCTTCTCAGTCCTGCAGACACATGGTAGGCTGCAGAATTTCTCATGGATAGAAGGAGGGAGATGAGCCCATTGCCCAGTGGAAAGGAACAGTTCTGGATCAGGTGCCTATATATCCCTTTCTTTATCTGGTGAAATATTATGGAATTGACTGTGTTTATGGACTAGAACTTCACAGAgatgaaagaattttaaagctTAAAATCCTTCCTCATAAGGTGCCATTCTCACAAGTCAGAGATTTCTGCCTCACAAATACCATAATTGGCAAAGCAGTGAAACACATGTTTGAGGGAGAGCATGGGTCTATGGATAAATGGAGGGGGATGGTCTTAGCCCAAGCACCTATCATGAAAGCCTGGTTTTATATTACTTGTGAGAAAGATCCTGTCTTGTACATGTGCTAGCTACTCGATGATTATAAGGCAGGTGACTTCCGCATCACGCCAGAATCAAGTGTGTCTCATGCAGTGAAGAAGGAGCCAGAAGGATTTATAGATAGCCTAATAGATAAACATGTGGAATATACCAAAGAAGATGGCTCCAAAAGGTCAGGCAAGGTCATCCACCAAGTTAAAGCCAAACCCATGTATTTCATCAAGTTTGATGATGACTTCCATATCTATGTCTACGATTTGGTGAAAACGTCTT TTCTACGCACAAAGGAAGTGGCAACTGTCAAGGAAGCCATATGCATGAGAAGTTCCCTGGAAAGACATGTGGACAAGGATGACTCCATAGAGTTAAGCAGCAACGAAGTTTACACCTATAAggctttccttcttccctggaGTTCATGA